The Falco peregrinus isolate bFalPer1 chromosome 1, bFalPer1.pri, whole genome shotgun sequence genome has a window encoding:
- the TMEM229B gene encoding transmembrane protein 229B isoform X2 gives MAAAEPLTAFSRWYLYAIHGYFCEVMFTAAWEFVVNFNWKFPGVTSVWALFIYGTSILIVEKMYLYLKDKCNILVRCFIYTLWTYLWEFTTGLILRQFNACPWDYSQFDFDFMGLITLEYAIPWFCASFIMEQLVIRNTLRLRFDETAEPGAPTVPVALANGHVKTD, from the coding sequence ATGGCTGCGGCAGAACCTCTGACTGCTTTCTCCCGATGGTACCTCTATGCCATTCATGGCTATTTCTGCGAGGTGATGttcacagctgcctgggagTTTGTGGTCAACTTTAACTGGAAGTTCCCAGGGGTTACCAGTGTGTGGGCGCTCTTTATCTATGGCACCTCCATCCTCATTGTGGAGAAGATGTATCTATATCTCAAAGACAAGTGTAACATTTTAGTGCGCTGCTTCATTTACACACTTTGGACATACCTCTGGGAGTTCACCACTGGCCTCATCCTACGCCAGTTCAATGCCTGCCCGTGGGACTATTCCCAGTTTGATTTTGACTTCATGGGCCTGATCACCCTGGAGTATGCCATCCCGTGGTTTTGTGCTTCTTTCATCATGGAACAGCTGGTGATCAGAAACACCCTGCGCTTGCGATTTGATGAGACTGCCGAGCCGGGGGCCCCCACTGTCCCTGTTGCCTTGGCCAACGGCCACGTGAAGACTGATTGA